In Eubalaena glacialis isolate mEubGla1 chromosome 3, mEubGla1.1.hap2.+ XY, whole genome shotgun sequence, the following are encoded in one genomic region:
- the SF3B4 gene encoding splicing factor 3B subunit 4, whose protein sequence is MAAGPISERNQDATVYVGGLDEKVSEPLLWELFLQAGPVVNTHMPKDRVTGQHQGYGFVEFLSEEDADYAIKIMNMIKLYGKPIRVNKASAHNKNLDVGANIFIGNLDPEIDEKLLYDTFSAFGVILQTPKIMRDPDTGNSKGYAFINFASFDASDAAIEAMNGQYLCNRPITVSYAFKKDSKGERHGSAAERLLAAQNPLSQADRPHQLFADAPPPPSAPNPVVSSLGSGLPPPGMPPPGSFPPPVPPPGALPPGIPPAMPPPPMPPGAGGHGPPSAGTPGAGHPGHGHSHPHPFPPGGMPHPGMSQMQLAHHGPHGLGHPHAGPPGSGGQPPPRPPPGMPHPGPPPMGMPPRGPPFGSPMGHPGPMPPHGMRGPPPLMPPHGYTGPPRPPPYGYQRGPLPPPRPTPRPPVPPRGPLRGPLPQ, encoded by the exons ATGGCGGCAGGGCCGATCTCCGAGCGGAACCAGG ATGCCACTGTTTATGTGGGGGGCCTCGATGAGAAGGTTAGCGAACCACTGCTGTGGGAGCTATTTCTCCAGGCAGGGCCAGTAGTCAACACCCACATGCCAAAGGATAGAGTCACTGGTCAGCACCAAG GCTATGGCTTTGTGGAATTCTTGAGTGAGGAAGATGCTGACTATGCCATTAAGATCATGAACATGATCAAACTCTATGGGAAACCAATACGGGTGAACAAGGCATCAGCTCACAACAAAAACCTGGATGTGGGGGCCAACATTTTCATTGGGAACCTGGACCCAGAGATCGATGAGAAGTTGCTTTATGATACTTTTAGCGCCTTTGGGGTCATCTTACAAACCCCCAAGATTATGCGGGACCCTGACACAGGCAACTCCAAAGGTTATGCCTTTATTAATTTTGCTTCATTTGATGCTTCGGATGCAGCAATTGAGGCCATGAATGGGCAGTACCTCTGTAACCGCCCGATCACCGTGTCCTATGCTTTCAAGAAGGACTCCAAGGGCGAGCGCCATGGCTCAGCCGCTGAACGACTTCTGGCAGCACAGAACCCACTCTCCCAGGCTGACCGCCCTCATCAGCTGTTTGCAGATGCACCCCCTCCACCCTCTGCTCCGAATCCTGTGGTATCATCACTGGGGTCTGGGCTTCCTCCACCAg GCATGCCTCCTCCTggctccttcccacccccagtaCCGCCTCCTGGAGCCCTTCCACCTGGGATACCCCCAGCCATGCCCCCACCACCTATGCCTCCTGGAGCTGGAGGACATGGCCCCCCATCAGCAGGAACCCCAGGGGCTGGACATCCTGGACATGGACACTCACATCCTCACCCATTCCCACCGGGTGGAATGCCCCATCCAG GGATGTCTCAGATGCAGCTGGCCCACCATGGCCCTCATGGCTTAGGACACCCCCATGCTGGGCCCCCTGGCTCTGGGGGGCAGCCACCACCCCGACCACCACCTGGAATGCCTCATCCTGGACCTCCTCCAATGGGCATGCCCCCCCGAGGGCCTCCGTTTGGCTCTCCCATGG GTCACCCAGGGCCTATGCCTCCGCATGGTATGCGTGGACCTCCTCCACTGATGCCCCCTCATGGATACACTGGCCCTCCACGACCTCCACCCTACGGCTACCAGCGggggcccctccctccacccagacCCACTCCCCGGCCTCCAGTTCCCCCTCGAGGCCCACTTCGAGGCCCTCTCCCTCAGTGA